One genomic segment of Gadus chalcogrammus isolate NIFS_2021 chromosome 3, NIFS_Gcha_1.0, whole genome shotgun sequence includes these proteins:
- the mtnr1aa gene encoding melatonin receptor type 1A-A — MVINGSHLNSSQDPNGHALNRPPWVTTTLGCFLIFTIVVDILGNLLVIFSVYRNKKLRNAGNIFVVSLAVADLVVAIYPYPLVLSSIFHNGWNLGYVHCQISGFLMGLSVIGSIFNITGIAVNRYCYICHSLKYDKVYSDKNSLCYVLLIWALTVVAIVPNLFVGSLQYDPRVYSCTFEQSASSAYTIAVVFFHFILPIMVVSYCYLRIWILVIQVRRRVKPDNRPKLTPHDVRNFVTMFVVFVLFAVCWAPLNLIGLAVAINPDGVVPLIPEWLFVASYFMAYFNSCLNAIVYGVLNQNFRREYKRIVVSVCTARIFFSDSSNDAVAERPKSKPSPLITNNNRVKVDSV; from the exons ATGGTTATAAATGGGTCTCATCTGAACAGCTCTCAGGACCCCAATGGCCACGCTCTGAATCGCCCACCGTGGGTCACTACAACTTTGGGCTGCTTCCTCATATTCACCATCGTAGTTGACATCTTGGGCAACCTTTTGGTAATTTTCTCGGTGTATCGGAACAAGAAGCTGCGAAACGCAG gCAACATCTTCGTGGTGAGCCTGGCGGTGGCGGACCTGGTGGTGGCCATCTACCCCTACCCGCTGGTGCTCTCCTCCATCTTCCACAATGGCTGGAACCTGGGCTACGTGCACTGCCAGATCAGCGGCTTCCTCATGGGCCTCAGCGTCATCGGCTCCATCTTCAACATCACCGGCATCGCCGTCAACCGCTACTGCTACATCTGCCACAGCCTCAAGTACGACAAGGTGTACAGCGACAAGAACTCGCTGTGCTACGTGCTGCTGATCTGGGCGCTGACCGTGGTGGCCATCGTGCCCAACCTGTTCGTGGGCTCGCTGCAGTACGACCCGCGCGTCTACTCGTGCACCTTCGAGCAGTCGGCCAGCTCTGCGTACACCATCGCCGTGGTCTTCTTCCACTTCATCCTGCCCATCATGGTCGTGTCGTACTGCTACCTGCGCATCTGGATCCTGGTCATCCAGGTGCGGCGGCGGGTGAAGCCCGACAACCGGCCCAAGCTGACGCCGCACGACGTGCGCAACTTTGTCACCATGTTCGTGGTGTTTGTGCTGTTCGCCGTGTGCTGGGCGCCACTCAACCTCATCGGGCTGGCCGTGGCCATCAACCCGGACGGCGTGGTGCCCCTCATCCCCGAGTGGCTCTTTGTGGCCAGCTACTTCATGGCCTACTTCAACAGCTGCCTTAACGCCATCGTGTACGGCGTGCTCAATCAGAACTTCCGGCGCGAGTACAAGCGGATCGTGGTGTCCGTGTGCACGGCGCGCATTTTCTTCTCGGACAGCTCCAACGACGCGGTGGCCGAGAGGCCGAAGAGCAAGCCATCGCCGCTCATCACCAACAACAACCGGGTGAAGGTGGACTCGGTCTGA